From the Trifolium pratense cultivar HEN17-A07 linkage group LG4, ARS_RC_1.1, whole genome shotgun sequence genome, the window ttttttttttaacatgaagATGTCGATTTGTTTCCTTTTCTCTAAAGGGTGGCTATTAGAATTGGAAAGGGGAATTGAATGTGTATGAGATATGAAGAATAAAATATGGGTAGGAGTTTAAGTGGAATTAATTGTAGTATTGGAATAGGAATTTGAAAGGTTTTGCAAGGTGTTATTATTGacaattaagtaattaattaattaaaaaaaggtaGAAGATTTAGGCGGACTATTAAGTAAGTTTAGGAGGGAAACATGTTTTCTGtcttaatatataaaggatTTCACCAACACTTTTCTATGATGCGCTGATTATActttggcaaatgctaaatagtgtctctggggcactctttaagtccttaaataagttttttatagattttttatcggaatgcgtaaagtcaatgtattggaaattgtagtgtttaactttttgaataaaaagtttctttaaatgaaaTGTTTAAAAAGTGTCCGGGGGAACTCGTCAGCAAGAcctttttttatgaatataCTAACACTTATACTTTTTATGAATTTACTAACACAATTTTGAAGACTATATTTTTCTTGACGCACACAAATTATTTAAAGAATTTTGTAAAccttttattgattttaatagatatttttttaaaaatatatttgggtCGAGAGATTATATTaacaatgtaccaaaaaaaaattagctgaCATTTTCTTTTTGGACATCAAGAAGGCGCTGACAtttctttaatataagaaaataaatcgCCATTTCACTATTTGAAAAGATTAATtatccaacttttttttttaagcataattATCCAACTCTTGGATCTAGAAGGCTTCACAAATATCATATTTAAAACCGACTCGATGAGTGTAGCGGATGAAATTCACCGCTCTCATGTgccatttttctaaatttagtTCCTTAATTTTTAAGATTGATCGCTTATTGTCTTTACATTCAAACTTTGAGATTAAGTTTACCGAAACAAGCAAATATAGTTACTTATGGCTTAATAAGGTGGCaattttttatatctttattCTTTAGGATGTTTCTTGCAGAAATAATTATCTTGCATAAGTTGATTCATGACACAACAATACACGAAGATAACTTCTAAATTTAAAATGTACAGatattttatgattaaaaataagcTAGACTAACTAGATTGTTGGCATGGTATTGTCAATTCTGGAACTGCCTTTTGTAATATGGTGATGACTGATGTGTTTGAAGTTCTCTAGTTCTCTTTGGCTTCTTTGATTTATCACAACTTAGGTACATTTCcctttataacaaaaaaatacaaaaataaaaggatAAAACCAAAGAGCAAATTTCAAAAgactaaaagaaataaaaaaaaaagaaagataagttTCATTTTTGGATACCGCCATGTTTACCTTTTCTTGGGACAGACTTGTTGGGACAAAAGCAACAATTTCCTGCTGATGAGTGTAGGCGCCACGCCATATAGGTGAACGGTTTTATCGGgtgataagaaaataaattggtATTCATGAAGGTCCTTTTTATACAGACTTTATTATGAGTaccaatttctttttatttgtgattagcTAAAATAGATGGTTGTTTGAGAGGATGATtatgattgaaaatatataatgataATTACGAATGTGACGTTACCATTTACTAAAGAGATAGACACAAGTGAAAAACTATCGAGATCTattaccatttttttaattttaatcgaatGGTATGCATTGACTGCATCAAAATCAaatgtatataataataagCATAAAAGTTAGACCTTAAGATATTGTATCAATCTATTACTACTCTTTGAGACTATTTATGGTCATCTTTATATTAAGCTTAAGATAATAGTAATAGAGTtagtcaaaacaaaataataataataataataataataataataataataataataataataatataattatttaataaaacatGGGGTGAGTTTTggatttcaaaatttcaaatgtattaagagcaacaaaaaaaaaaaaaaactagactAGAGCATGGTATTGCGGCGGACTCTGGAGCCACCTTTTATTAGTTTCCCAGAATGATAGACAAGGTATATGGTGGCATAAGAAACCATTGTTGCAGTCCTATTCAGTTCAGTTACATTAATATAATAAGCAactatttgttcataaaaaatttatcaaactCTTTGGGCAAAGAAGCATTCCATAGCCATAGCCATAACTCTTACGACTAGCTTACAGACTTTGGAGCAGAATGCAATGTAGGTTCCAGAGCAGAAACTGAAATACTTGCACTGTCACAAGTTCGCCACCATACATAAGCAAGAAGGTCGAGCTATATATTCCTTGAGTTACAAAGAGCAAAAGCATGATCAATTAGATCAAGAGTTTGCAACATGACAACAGTCTCTAACTATTCAAGTTTGTTGTATAACTCCAGAatataattacaaaataaaaattctccGTTGCCAGCTGAATCCACGTTCGCATTTGaagcataaaatttaataatagcCAACAGCCCTCAGGTCATTTTGTTGTGTCTGTTGATCAGCATCATCTCCCGGACTTAAAAATACAACACGACCTGGGGAAAACAGGTAGTTGTATTATATTAGGTTACAGGCATCTTAATGTAAAACAATTTTGTCAAATGCCAAAGATTATTTTAAACATAAGCTACAAAAATTCATGAACCATAGATAATCCATATACATGAAATGATGAAAGTACGGCAAATATTATGCCAACAAAAAAGTACTAGAAACACTCACTTCCTAAGTCTCTCTCTTGTTGGATGAAATTCATGTGGGTTCTACTACATTATGTGGGAGTGGGACATTTTCAAAGTGACAAGACCTACCTGAATTTCACTCGACAAAATAGTGTTGGAAAAAGTATTAGAGTGAGAGGTGCTAGCCCTACTTTTATGCCAACATCTTCTGCTGGATTCTAGATGTTTACAAAAGAAATCCATGTTTCAATTTTGGAAAATGAGGAAAAACAGAGAAATGACAAGTACATATCAATCATGGTTACAAATTTTAAAGGGTTTAATATATGGGCCAAGCTTGAGCTTTCACAGTTCAACTCATTGCCATGTGAACCAAACAGGCACACACACACAACAGGTAAGAGGAGATATCATTTTCTGTAAGTCAAAACATTCTTACATTAGAAAAActtaatataaaatgttatttttattgattcaaCCTTTAAATTGTAACTATATCGTACATTGATTGTTTGTTGAATCttgcaaaaattaaataagaatgAGAATATTGATCAAATGGTTTGCATTTTCatactttcaaatttcaaaggTACGCATATCATGTACATCAATGATATATCAAAGGGCAGGAGCTGTGTATTTTACGAATAAGGGAGTTTTCATTATAAACCTGAGCATAACTCGCTGAATATAAAATGTTCAATAAACACAAGGCTTGATATTGACTTATTTAACTAAGTCAAGAAAAATAGATTGATTTCTTTGTGAGTTGAGCATGAGCCACATTAACCACAAAACAATTCCAAACAGTTAGAAAATCAACATTTGTAtccacaatttttaaaaatatatagattGTAAAACAACTCATCAGACAAGGCTTTTAGGCCTCTAGCACATTTATGCATATAGAAATAGGCATAAGAGTTGTGTATTCTACTTTCCTCTCCTTATCAGTTTCTAAGGAGGATATCTTTTATGAACTTGTCAATATTAAATCTCCAGTATGTATATAATAAGCATACGATTGGACTGTATGGAGGGGGTTTAGCAGCTAAATTGAGCACTTattatataagtgcttatgtatatagagatgtcagaagttgttttcataagctttttcaAACAGTCTTACAGGTGTTTATGATAGTAAATAAGCTCAAATGAGTAGATCCAAACAAGCCCTATGAAATACTATTGCAAAAGCTATATGGGGGAGATTGAGTTCCCATCAACtagttaaagaaattaaaagacACCCTAAGAAgcatttgaaattattttgttaacAACATTAAATAAATGATAAGTAAAAAACAGGGGTTGAAGAGTGAGTTAAGTTACCATGTCGACGAACTGCAACTTCTCGAACTCGGCGAACAAGACCAGTAATTGGATCAGAGAACACCTTTGTCTCGAGGTTTCCTTCAATATACAAAGTTGAACCGGGAAGAACGTTTTTCATGAGAACATTTCCCAATCTCTCAGGATAAATGGTAACCCTGTGCCACTGAACAGCACATCGATTAGCATATTCTCTAGGGTTTTCATGATCAAGGGGTCTTCGATTGTTGCGAATACCACCAGTTCCAATTGATAGTAGAGTAACAACAGTACCACTCCTCAGTTTTTTCTGCAATGGTCTTTGCCCCACTTTACCTACCAATATTGCCTACACTCACACGACATACAAATtcaatatcaataataataaatcaataaaaccATGATTAATTAATTGGTTGAGAAATTGGATTACCCTGTAAATGCCAGGATCAAGGCCGTTCTCAAGGGGTCGATCGTAGAAGGTTCTTTCGGTTTGTTCTGGTGCAGGGGAAGGAGCTTCTGACTGGGCCTCGTTGGAGTCGGAAAAGGGGGTGGTGGTGGTGCAGAAGCGGAGAGGAATATGATGAAGCAGAGTGGGTGTGGAAAGAAAAGAGCGATAGAGGGAGGTTGTCCTTGAGAGTGAGATTGAGAATCTTCCCATTCCAATGGAGTTTTGCATTCTTGTCTACTATACTGTTatcataataaattataatttataaatcaaATTGTATACCAAATGTTGAAACTACATGACTTAAAATGATGCCTTAGGCGTTGATGGCAACtcgaaatcatcaataataccTTTTTTATTGGCATTATTAGCCCACAAAAACCTAACTCCAGTATTCTTATTCATAAGTCCTAATGCTATTTCTCTCATTTGAGATGGAACAAATTTAATTCCCATACTTGGAAAACATAGAAAAACAAGTGATTAATTTGGTTGTTCATCAAGCCATTTCAATATAAGATGATGTTTTCATCATGATCATATAATGCATCAATTGAATGTTGTTCCTAATCTAGATTCTAGAGCTAATCCAACAATTCTGTTTGAactagatgatgatgatgataaaatAGTTTGGATAGTTGTTTTTAAATTAGGTTGAGACTTTCCATGAAATCagaatttcaagtttcaacaacattcaaaatcaaacacaacaacatattcaattttcaattaCAATATAACCACAATGAGAAATCAGATAAGAGGGATAGACCTGCAACTGCGAGAGAGAGAGCAGAGGCCGGAGAGACAGTGCGAACAACGGGCGGTGGGTGTGTGAAAGGAAGTGGCCGGTGGATGGGCTGGGCGAACGGCGGCAGGAGAGACGTCGTCGCGTGAGGTGAGAGGGCAGCTCCGCCTTGAGTGTTATGATCTTAAACCCTACAGACTCCAAAACCCCTTTCTTAGGACAGCAATACGACGCAAAACGGGTGggtatgaaattaaattaaataaacttcGACAAAATGAAGAATACTACTAATTGCAAAACGGGTGGGTactgtaacatttttttttacggaatatTAAAATGTGTTTAATACAATTTGATACATCGACCAAGACATGGAAACTAACCGACAATGTAGCCGCGTTAGTTAGAGTATGAACAGTTTCAATAGCATGTTTCTGCGCAAACTCTACACTAGAGTTTTTATGATAACTAGAGAAAACTAATTTACAATGATAAATAATAGCGTCAAATTTAGTTAAATCTCTACTGTGGAAACTATGAACTACTTTTTTTGAATTCAACTCaaaatagataattttttaGTGGAAAGGAAGAGAAACATGCAAATCGATGAGTGAACATAGATTAAGATTTAATTTAAGTTCATtctttgatttttatattttatttccttcccattttatttctttacaaccaaataaacttaatttatagtaaaaaaaaaccaaatagacTTAATTTGTGTCTCTATCAGCATAACTCGgtagagtttttatttttataagcaaagaaacTTGAATTATAAAAAGTACAAGGGGTACACAACCTTTACAATTCAAAGATACATCATTAATTGATTTTGTTACAAGCTATAGGATCATTACACCAATCAGAAAATACAAAAGATGTTGGTTTCCTAATACGACCAATAAACCAAAATCATGAAATATATTCTATTTGATCCACAATGTCAAATACTCCGATAATCTCTCATCTAAAAATGATATTATTCCTTGATCTCCAAATGCTCCGATTAGCTGCTAACCAAATTAGATGTCTTACACTGTCAAATTTCGAATGCTTTACTAATGCTCCAAAAGATAAGAAATGATTGCATATAGTTTCGAACGAAATAAAAATGCTCTGCCAAACTTGAGTAGAGTATCgacaattgaaaaattaatgatCCATTTGATTTCTGTCAAACTCGGTAGATATATTGAATTTTCTATGAACACCATAGCAAATACCCCATCCTTTGATTTCTAcacatcatcttcttcaaccctctcctttttcattttttccatcTCAATTTCCTCCCACTATTTTCAATATTCCACGCCTTCTTAATCATGGTTTGTCACCCTATCCAAATTTGTTAATATATTGTGCAtctatctatttttattttcttttttgacaaaacatgGATTTTTTAAGCATGACTTTAATGGTTCTCGAAAGATCAAACATTGTGCTTAATTGCAATAGAAGAGGATGAGGGTGGTGTGAAGAGGAGAAGGTTGGAGTGGTGGGTTGCATATGTTGATGCATAAcaatgtttataattttttttaaaattttttatatatatccctatttaattattctatattcgtatttaattattcttaatttcataatttatatgttgatgcatatgttttttttttttggtcaagtagcctgatggctagaaaatccaccttaaaggtgaataagtggagtgtcccgggttcgaacccgggctcctgcacatatagtgcgatgtccctaccaactgagctaagctcacggggacatgTTGATGCATatgttgattatatatatatatatatatatattcatgtttaATTATTCTTAATTTCACTAACTTCCTTGATCTTACTAAAActgcaaatataaaaatttggtAGGACTAATacatgttacttttttttttataggaataaaaaaaaattgtaatctTATAATAACCCTtgtttagttgtttttttttattaagataatTGAGTCAAATTAATGGACCA encodes:
- the LOC123924654 gene encoding single-stranded DNA-binding protein, mitochondrial, whose protein sequence is MQNSIGMGRFSISLSRTTSLYRSFLSTPTLLHHIPLRFCTTTTPFSDSNEAQSEAPSPAPEQTERTFYDRPLENGLDPGIYRAILVGKVGQRPLQKKLRSGTVVTLLSIGTGGIRNNRRPLDHENPREYANRCAVQWHRVTIYPERLGNVLMKNVLPGSTLYIEGNLETKVFSDPITGLVRRVREVAVRRHGRVVFLSPGDDADQQTQQNDLRAVGYY